In Salipiger abyssi, the following are encoded in one genomic region:
- a CDS encoding FliH/SctL family protein, translating to MSYVFDRNFDAEDEAVRRGDTPIVGAVFTRAEYEEAVRQARDEGFQAGLQQGREEAAQTAQSSESARRLAASEAVIPAMQGLFADADRHHAALEAQMVDFVLSVFRQVAPDVSDRLADGQALREAKGAVRMALGSARLDLWVAPDALESASAELELAARQAGFGGRLSVKSDPELDTGEVRAAWDNGLMEYSFHEICARILGALGTARQEIELKLGQKLAGEES from the coding sequence ATGAGCTATGTCTTCGACCGTAATTTCGACGCCGAGGACGAGGCCGTCCGGCGTGGCGACACGCCGATTGTCGGGGCGGTCTTTACTCGCGCGGAATATGAAGAGGCGGTCAGGCAGGCCCGTGACGAGGGCTTTCAGGCCGGGTTGCAGCAGGGCCGCGAAGAGGCGGCACAAACCGCGCAGAGCTCGGAATCCGCCCGTCGCCTTGCGGCGTCGGAGGCTGTGATCCCCGCCATGCAGGGGCTCTTTGCCGATGCCGACCGGCATCATGCGGCGCTTGAGGCGCAGATGGTGGATTTTGTGCTGTCGGTCTTTCGCCAGGTCGCGCCGGATGTCAGCGACCGCCTCGCAGACGGTCAGGCGCTGCGCGAGGCAAAGGGTGCTGTGCGCATGGCGCTGGGATCGGCGCGGCTCGATCTCTGGGTTGCGCCGGATGCGCTGGAAAGCGCCAGTGCCGAGCTGGAGCTGGCCGCGCGACAGGCAGGGTTCGGCGGGCGGCTATCGGTCAAATCCGATCCCGAGCTCGATACCGGCGAGGTGCGCGCCGCCTGGGATAACGGCCTGATGGAATACAGCTTTCACGAAATCTGCGCGCGCATCCTCGGCGCGCTCGGGACGGCACGGCAGGAGATCGAGCTGAAGCTCGGGCAGAAACTGGCAGGAGAAGAGTCATGA
- a CDS encoding FliM/FliN family flagellar motor switch protein: MTDEAQTAAGTVAEAVAEEAAAEQAEAKPGDSGKTIDAMLNVGLNVQIVLGRTRMPIAQLLKLSRGSIIELDKSIGQPVEVVINDRLVARGDLVKLPDDRLGVSLIEIVKDYVSEE, encoded by the coding sequence ATGACCGACGAGGCGCAAACCGCCGCGGGCACCGTCGCCGAAGCGGTTGCCGAAGAGGCCGCCGCCGAGCAGGCGGAGGCCAAGCCCGGCGACAGCGGCAAGACCATCGACGCGATGCTGAATGTCGGGCTGAACGTCCAGATTGTTCTGGGCCGCACCCGGATGCCCATCGCACAGCTGCTCAAGCTCAGCCGCGGCTCGATCATCGAGCTCGACAAGAGCATCGGCCAGCCCGTCGAGGTGGTGATAAACGACCGGCTCGTCGCGCGTGGCGATCTGGTCAAGCTGCCCGACGATCGCCTTGGCGTCTCGCTGATCGAGATCGTCAAGGATTACGTGTCCGAAGAATGA
- the fliP gene encoding flagellar type III secretion system pore protein FliP (The bacterial flagellar biogenesis protein FliP forms a type III secretion system (T3SS)-type pore required for flagellar assembly.), giving the protein MIRHGGLLRALPLCLLAAGFCALAATQAQAQSAGSDLLGAIGDALSTAPAGSDERATLSGRIIQLIAAMTVLSLAPGLLVIMTSFTRFVIVFSMLRSALGLNQTPPNMVLTSMALFMTFFVMQPVFEDAWEGGVQPLMDNAITEEQALGRIGDPFKSFMFVNTREKDLALFRDISQRSDAGGEVTDPAPLPETAEEAGWRELVPAFMISELRRAFSIGFLIYLPFLVIDLIVASVLMSAGMMMLPPVLISLPFKVIFFVLIDGWYMLAGSLMESYIPLAGGG; this is encoded by the coding sequence ATGATCCGACACGGCGGCCTCCTGCGCGCGCTGCCCCTCTGCCTGCTGGCGGCGGGGTTTTGTGCGCTGGCCGCCACGCAGGCACAGGCGCAATCGGCGGGCTCGGACCTGTTGGGCGCCATCGGCGACGCGCTGAGCACCGCGCCGGCGGGATCGGACGAGCGGGCGACGCTCTCGGGCCGGATCATCCAGCTTATCGCCGCGATGACCGTGCTGTCTCTGGCACCGGGCCTGCTGGTGATCATGACCAGCTTTACCCGCTTCGTGATCGTGTTTTCCATGCTGCGCTCGGCGCTGGGTCTGAACCAGACGCCGCCGAATATGGTGCTGACCTCCATGGCGCTTTTCATGACCTTCTTTGTCATGCAGCCGGTCTTTGAGGATGCCTGGGAGGGCGGCGTGCAGCCGCTCATGGACAACGCCATCACCGAAGAGCAGGCGCTCGGCCGGATCGGCGATCCGTTCAAGAGCTTCATGTTCGTTAACACCCGCGAAAAGGATCTTGCGCTGTTCCGCGACATCTCGCAGCGCAGCGACGCGGGCGGCGAGGTGACAGACCCGGCGCCGCTGCCGGAAACCGCAGAAGAGGCCGGCTGGCGCGAGCTGGTGCCGGCCTTCATGATTTCCGAGCTGCGGCGGGCGTTTTCCATCGGCTTTCTCATCTATCTGCCGTTTCTGGTGATCGACCTGATCGTCGCCTCGGTGCTGATGAGCGCGGGCATGATGATGCTGCCGCCGGTGCTGATCTCCTTGCCATTCAAGGTGATCTTTTTCGTTCTGATCGACGGCTGGTACATGCTGGCGGGCAGTCTCATGGAAAGTTACATCCCCCTCGCCGGGGGCGGGTAA